The following proteins are co-located in the Streptomyces sp. NBC_00435 genome:
- a CDS encoding alpha/beta hydrolase → MRKKRLASFLAAAGLLANSVPLLAAAQASAAPASAETVEAAEAAEAATSADAAYLRQKPAWHRCSADQPASYECATIKVPLDYRRPGGRTLDLAISRVRSTNPAKRHGILLMNPGGPGGTGLDLPLSLGEVAPREVSEGYDLIGFDPRGVGASSPITCGLTDAEQPIDRPYRAESFPSDVAWARTVAEKCRQKAGSVLPFITTRNTARDMDTIRAVLGERKVSYLGYSYGTYLGAVYTQMFPGRTDRFVLDSGVDPDRIWRGMLQLWATEAEPAFARWTRWAAERAGEYHLGDSPAAVSTTFWDLVARADRDPIPFQGQKITGDDIRGARGLFFYPAQVTPLVAALKEAADGKPASVPGASGTEFDMKRALAAAATAEPASDNGTAVFWSVVCGDTGSWPRDPEKYRRDAVRDKAAYPLYGDFTSNIKPCAFWQRPLEAQTPMRTRAGVLTVQNEWDSQTPLVSGQGLHRALKGSRMVLALGGEGHGVYLADPTSCANAPVTAYLATGRLPARDVTCRTPAPGEGRPDQRGVPGGPTKPLPVPSVPGRF, encoded by the coding sequence GTGCGCAAGAAACGACTGGCATCCTTCCTGGCCGCCGCCGGGCTCCTCGCGAATTCCGTGCCCCTGCTCGCGGCCGCCCAGGCATCCGCCGCGCCCGCCTCCGCCGAAACCGTCGAAGCCGCTGAAGCCGCCGAAGCCGCCACCTCCGCCGACGCCGCGTACCTGCGGCAGAAGCCCGCCTGGCACCGGTGCAGCGCCGACCAGCCCGCCTCCTACGAGTGCGCCACCATCAAGGTGCCGCTCGACTACCGGCGGCCCGGGGGGCGCACCCTCGACCTGGCGATATCCCGGGTCCGGAGCACGAACCCGGCCAAGCGGCACGGGATCCTCCTGATGAACCCCGGCGGGCCGGGCGGCACCGGGCTCGATCTGCCGCTGAGCCTGGGTGAGGTGGCGCCGCGCGAGGTGAGCGAGGGGTACGACCTGATCGGCTTCGATCCGCGCGGGGTCGGCGCCAGCAGTCCCATCACCTGCGGGCTGACCGACGCCGAACAGCCCATCGACCGGCCGTACCGGGCCGAGTCCTTCCCCTCCGACGTGGCGTGGGCGCGCACCGTCGCGGAGAAGTGCCGGCAGAAGGCCGGCTCCGTGCTCCCGTTCATCACCACCCGCAACACCGCCCGCGACATGGACACCATCCGTGCGGTGCTGGGCGAGCGGAAGGTCTCCTACCTGGGCTACTCCTACGGGACCTACCTCGGCGCGGTGTACACGCAGATGTTCCCCGGCCGGACCGACCGCTTCGTCCTGGACAGCGGGGTGGACCCGGACCGGATCTGGCGCGGCATGCTCCAGCTGTGGGCCACGGAGGCCGAGCCGGCCTTCGCCCGGTGGACGCGGTGGGCGGCGGAGCGGGCGGGCGAGTACCACCTCGGTGACAGCCCGGCAGCGGTGTCCACGACCTTCTGGGACCTGGTGGCGCGCGCCGACCGGGACCCGATCCCCTTCCAGGGACAGAAGATCACCGGTGACGACATACGGGGCGCGCGCGGGCTGTTCTTCTATCCGGCGCAGGTCACCCCGCTGGTGGCGGCCCTGAAGGAGGCCGCCGACGGGAAGCCGGCCAGCGTTCCGGGCGCCTCGGGTACGGAGTTCGACATGAAGCGGGCGCTCGCCGCCGCGGCCACGGCGGAGCCGGCCTCCGACAACGGCACCGCCGTGTTCTGGAGCGTGGTGTGCGGGGACACCGGCTCCTGGCCGCGCGACCCCGAGAAGTACCGGCGCGACGCGGTCCGGGACAAGGCCGCGTACCCGCTCTACGGCGACTTCACCTCGAACATCAAGCCGTGCGCCTTCTGGCAGCGGCCGCTCGAAGCGCAGACGCCGATGAGGACGCGGGCCGGCGTGCTGACGGTGCAGAACGAGTGGGACTCGCAGACCCCGCTGGTCAGCGGCCAAGGGCTGCACCGGGCGCTGAAGGGCTCGCGGATGGTGCTGGCGCTGGGTGGTGAGGGCCACGGGGTGTACCTGGCCGATCCGACCTCGTGCGCCAACGCCCCGGTGACCGCTTACCTCGCCACCGGGCGACTGCCCGCCAGGGACGTCACCTGCCGTACCCCGGCACCGGGCGAGGGGCGCCCGGACCAGCGGGGCGTTCCCGGCGGACCGACGAAGCCGCTCCCGGTCCCGTCCGTGCCCGGCCGGTTCTGA
- a CDS encoding DUF4142 domain-containing protein: MLSIRRANVGGMSVASRHVMGTGIVIGALALTLIALLIPVRSFGGATAAAAPAVAAPPAPASADDDGAGVMSTAFGPLTPQDRDFVRKVRLAGLWELPAGRQAQERGTRKAVRTAGEHLVEGHTELDRRVMEVGQALGVELPDQPSGQQQAWLDQLDRAQGATYERLFIQLLRRAHGKVFALVAQVRAQTRNSMVRELATDANTTVLDHITVLEASGLVDFDGLSDTLPAPAQAPGSAPSAGSSPSTDTRPRK, encoded by the coding sequence GTGCTGTCAATTCGCCGGGCCAACGTCGGCGGCATGTCGGTCGCTTCGCGACACGTGATGGGCACGGGCATCGTCATAGGTGCCCTCGCACTCACCCTGATCGCACTGCTGATACCCGTACGGAGCTTCGGCGGCGCGACTGCCGCGGCCGCCCCGGCGGTGGCCGCGCCCCCCGCTCCGGCCTCCGCCGACGACGACGGCGCCGGGGTCATGAGCACGGCCTTCGGACCGCTGACCCCGCAGGACCGCGATTTCGTGCGCAAGGTCCGGCTCGCCGGTCTGTGGGAGCTGCCCGCGGGCCGTCAGGCCCAGGAACGGGGCACCCGCAAGGCGGTGCGGACAGCCGGGGAGCACCTGGTGGAGGGGCACACCGAACTGGACCGGCGGGTCATGGAGGTGGGGCAGGCACTCGGGGTCGAACTGCCGGACCAGCCGTCGGGGCAGCAGCAGGCCTGGCTCGACCAGCTGGACCGGGCCCAAGGGGCCACGTACGAGCGGCTGTTCATCCAGCTGCTGCGCCGCGCCCACGGCAAGGTGTTCGCACTCGTCGCCCAAGTACGGGCACAGACGCGCAACTCCATGGTCCGGGAGCTGGCCACGGACGCCAACACCACGGTCCTGGACCACATCACGGTCCTCGAAGCCAGCGGACTGGTCGATTTCGACGGACTGTCGGACACCCTTCCCGCCCCCGCCCAGGCCCCCGGATCCGCACCGTCCGCCGGCTCCTCCCCTTCCACTGACACCCGACCGAGGAAGTGA
- a CDS encoding DUF1996 domain-containing protein, which translates to MSTKDSARRQARQDKAGHKRRRRTLYKALAAASALVLGAGGVVIAGQVASAGQGTARSAPVTDTIDCPDVGEKLTEVPDQARGDVDRELAALDTQIADAYQRLATGRAPADALLGELKDRRGATIGKMSDAIGRAAARPDKLQELSACAMRKAPAADEELARGGGSSKGGPARSDFVAIGSVKPNVRRPASKSGASKGSFAVECGRNDERHLNPDNVIVAPGVSNGAHHMHDYVGNRTTDAFSTNNSLAASGTTCTNGDLSTYYWPVLRLRDGKAEQDAGAPGGGQDANVGTILEPKQVSIEFKGSPVSRVTAMPRFLRIITGDAKALTNGPANANASWSCTGFENRQLKDKYPICPKGTDVVRTFNFQSCWDGKNIDSANHRTHVAFAKRDGSCPAGFKALPQLVQRIVYATPPGARFAVDSFPEQLHKPVTDHGDFINVMSDQLMDRAVRCINGGRACR; encoded by the coding sequence ATGAGTACCAAGGACTCCGCGCGCCGGCAGGCGCGCCAGGACAAGGCCGGGCACAAACGCCGGCGGCGAACCCTGTACAAGGCGCTCGCCGCGGCCTCCGCACTGGTACTGGGCGCCGGTGGGGTCGTGATCGCGGGCCAGGTCGCCTCCGCGGGACAGGGCACGGCGCGCTCGGCGCCGGTCACCGACACCATCGACTGCCCCGACGTGGGCGAGAAGCTGACCGAGGTCCCCGACCAGGCGCGCGGCGACGTGGACCGGGAACTCGCCGCTCTGGACACCCAGATCGCCGACGCCTACCAACGCCTCGCCACGGGCCGGGCGCCGGCGGACGCACTGCTCGGAGAACTGAAGGACCGCCGCGGTGCGACGATCGGCAAGATGTCGGACGCGATCGGGCGCGCCGCCGCCCGCCCCGACAAGCTGCAGGAACTGAGTGCCTGCGCGATGCGCAAGGCGCCGGCCGCCGACGAGGAACTCGCCCGCGGCGGCGGGTCCTCGAAGGGCGGACCGGCGCGCTCGGACTTCGTCGCCATCGGCTCGGTGAAACCGAACGTCCGGCGTCCCGCGTCCAAGTCCGGTGCCTCCAAGGGTTCCTTCGCCGTGGAGTGCGGCCGCAACGACGAACGCCACCTCAACCCCGACAACGTGATCGTCGCCCCCGGCGTGAGCAACGGCGCCCACCACATGCACGACTACGTCGGAAACAGGACCACGGACGCCTTCTCCACCAACAACAGCCTCGCCGCCTCCGGAACCACGTGCACGAACGGCGACCTGTCCACCTACTACTGGCCGGTGCTGCGGCTGCGCGACGGAAAGGCGGAGCAGGACGCGGGTGCCCCCGGCGGCGGCCAGGACGCCAACGTCGGCACGATCCTGGAGCCGAAGCAGGTGAGCATCGAGTTCAAGGGAAGCCCCGTCTCGCGGGTCACCGCGATGCCCCGCTTCCTGCGGATCATCACGGGTGACGCGAAGGCCCTCACCAACGGCCCCGCCAATGCCAATGCCTCCTGGAGCTGTACCGGCTTCGAGAACCGGCAGCTGAAGGACAAGTACCCGATCTGTCCCAAGGGCACCGATGTGGTGCGGACGTTCAACTTCCAGAGCTGCTGGGACGGCAAGAACATCGACAGCGCCAACCACCGCACCCATGTGGCCTTCGCCAAACGCGACGGCTCCTGCCCGGCCGGCTTCAAGGCCCTGCCGCAGCTCGTGCAGCGGATCGTCTACGCGACTCCGCCCGGAGCGCGCTTCGCGGTGGACAGCTTCCCCGAGCAACTGCACAAGCCGGTGACCGACCATGGAGACTTCATCAACGTCATGTCCGACCAGCTGATGGACCGTGCGGTGCGCTGCATCAACGGTGGACGCGCCTGCCGCTGA
- a CDS encoding PucR family transcriptional regulator produces the protein MCELLNRIWSRPRGEWTRVLRKELPTLAAGMVEELRETVPGFSALVEEIGDEVVRRRVEGALLTALGYREGAGGAGCTAEEPPDPHTETRSGATAAVPATAAPATAADFEAEHARPHPHAHPHPHPHPEPHPHAAFRRGELPPLQAVPLQRFGSVREHARRELFSVLTSDAPMRETALAELAGAAGWPLPVAVRAVALASPGETQQLAALLDDCLGGMVAGQPCLLVPTADPEARAALDCALRGRLAVVGHPVAPGDTASSLRWAVRLLALVPPQARSGGPEPRTVFVDDHLSTLLLLQDEPLAHALATRWLRPLADLTPRQSERLEVTLLAWLEGGGAPEAAKALSVHPQTVRYRMRQLEKLFGPGLRDPRTRFELELALRSRRLMAQVRLRPVRGNRRGRVVTADFRPPPGDGRIARVNGL, from the coding sequence ATGTGCGAACTTCTGAACCGCATCTGGTCCCGCCCACGTGGCGAGTGGACCCGCGTCCTGCGCAAGGAACTGCCCACGCTGGCAGCGGGAATGGTGGAGGAACTGCGGGAGACCGTCCCTGGCTTCTCGGCGCTGGTCGAGGAGATCGGCGACGAGGTGGTCAGACGGAGGGTGGAGGGGGCCCTGCTCACGGCCCTCGGTTACCGCGAGGGCGCCGGGGGTGCCGGGTGCACCGCGGAGGAGCCGCCGGACCCCCATACGGAGACCCGGTCCGGAGCCACGGCCGCCGTCCCCGCCACCGCCGCCCCCGCCACCGCCGCTGATTTCGAAGCCGAACACGCCCGGCCCCACCCGCATGCGCACCCACATCCTCATCCGCACCCCGAACCCCACCCCCACGCCGCCTTCCGGAGGGGGGAGTTGCCACCGCTCCAGGCCGTTCCCCTGCAACGCTTCGGCTCGGTGCGCGAACACGCCCGTCGCGAGCTCTTCTCCGTACTCACGAGCGACGCGCCCATGCGCGAAACGGCCCTCGCCGAGCTGGCCGGCGCCGCCGGCTGGCCCCTGCCCGTCGCCGTACGGGCGGTCGCCCTGGCCTCTCCCGGCGAGACCCAGCAGCTCGCGGCCCTCCTCGACGACTGCCTCGGCGGCATGGTCGCGGGGCAGCCCTGCCTCCTGGTCCCCACCGCCGATCCCGAGGCCCGCGCCGCGCTGGACTGCGCGCTGCGCGGCCGGCTCGCCGTAGTCGGCCACCCGGTGGCCCCCGGCGACACGGCCTCCTCCCTGCGCTGGGCGGTACGCCTGCTCGCACTGGTCCCCCCGCAGGCCCGGTCCGGCGGCCCGGAGCCTCGTACCGTCTTCGTGGACGACCACCTCTCCACCCTGCTGCTGCTCCAGGACGAGCCGCTGGCGCACGCGCTCGCCACGCGCTGGCTGCGGCCGCTGGCGGATCTGACCCCGCGCCAGAGCGAGCGGCTGGAGGTGACCCTGCTCGCCTGGTTGGAGGGCGGTGGAGCACCCGAGGCGGCGAAGGCCCTGAGCGTGCACCCGCAGACGGTCCGCTACCGGATGCGACAGCTGGAGAAGCTCTTCGGCCCCGGACTGCGGGACCCCCGCACCCGCTTCGAACTCGAACTGGCTCTGCGCAGCCGCCGGTTGATGGCCCAGGTGCGGCTGCGACCCGTCCGCGGCAACCGCCGGGGGCGCGTGGTGACCGCCGACTTCCGCCCGCCGCCGGGAGACGGCCGCATCGCCCGCGTCAACGGCCTGTAG
- a CDS encoding NADH-ubiquinone oxidoreductase-F iron-sulfur binding region domain-containing protein: protein MSGSVTHPALGCVGQPRLLAGLDTADRLDRAGHLGVHGALPRYPSEELIELAEGIALGGRGGAGFPFARKLKAVTRSARGQDGRCAVVVNATEGEPSCLKDAALLLYVPHLVLDGALVAAAALGAEDVVVGVTRPEVERSLAEAVAERGEAGRRVRVVRLPERFVTGEGTALVNGLDGGPALPSGNRTRTSERGLGGLPTLLSNAETYAHLAVAARLGEAQYRTTGLPEEPGTTLLTVAGATVVEVPLGTSLEYVLDLCGTVPGQGVLVGGFHGRWLDPAAAREALLSRRSLAAYDAVLGAGAVLPLPEDTCPAGEVARVTRWMARESAGQCGPCVRGLPSLADAVDRLVAGGGGAALDAVQARMRGVRGRGACSHPDGTSSFVASALAVFPEEFRDHALGSGCGRGVLGALPLPEDQSPERLVVDWTLCKGHGLCVDLLPDVVRLDDDGYPARGVMPVPGPLRPKALRAVRRCPALALRIQE from the coding sequence GTGAGCGGCTCCGTGACGCACCCGGCCCTCGGCTGCGTGGGCCAGCCCAGGCTGCTCGCCGGGCTCGACACCGCCGACCGGCTCGACCGGGCCGGCCATCTCGGCGTCCACGGCGCGCTGCCCCGCTACCCGTCGGAGGAGCTGATCGAACTCGCCGAAGGCATCGCTCTGGGCGGGCGCGGGGGAGCGGGCTTCCCGTTCGCCCGCAAGCTCAAGGCCGTCACCCGGTCCGCGCGCGGGCAGGACGGTCGCTGCGCCGTCGTCGTCAACGCGACGGAGGGCGAGCCGAGTTGTCTGAAAGACGCCGCCCTGCTGTTGTACGTACCGCATCTTGTGCTAGACGGCGCGCTGGTGGCCGCCGCCGCGCTCGGCGCCGAGGACGTGGTCGTCGGCGTCACCCGGCCGGAAGTGGAGCGCTCACTCGCCGAGGCCGTCGCCGAACGGGGCGAGGCCGGGCGTCGCGTACGCGTGGTCCGGCTCCCCGAACGCTTCGTCACGGGGGAGGGGACCGCCCTGGTGAACGGCCTCGACGGCGGGCCCGCCCTGCCGTCCGGGAACAGGACGCGGACCAGTGAACGCGGACTCGGGGGCCTGCCCACCCTGCTGTCCAACGCCGAGACCTACGCCCACCTCGCCGTCGCCGCCCGCCTCGGCGAGGCCCAGTACCGAACGACCGGCCTGCCGGAGGAGCCCGGCACGACCCTGCTGACCGTCGCGGGCGCGACGGTCGTCGAGGTGCCGCTGGGCACCTCCCTGGAGTACGTGCTGGACCTGTGCGGCACGGTCCCCGGACAGGGCGTGCTCGTCGGCGGCTTCCACGGACGCTGGCTGGACCCCGCGGCGGCGCGCGAGGCGCTCCTGTCCCGCCGGTCCCTGGCGGCCTACGACGCCGTCCTGGGCGCGGGCGCCGTGCTGCCGCTGCCCGAGGACACCTGCCCGGCGGGCGAGGTGGCCCGGGTCACCCGCTGGATGGCGCGGGAGTCGGCGGGCCAGTGCGGCCCGTGCGTACGGGGGCTGCCCTCGCTCGCCGACGCCGTGGACCGGCTCGTGGCCGGCGGGGGCGGGGCGGCCCTGGACGCCGTGCAGGCGCGGATGCGGGGGGTGCGCGGCCGAGGGGCGTGCTCCCATCCGGACGGCACGTCCTCGTTCGTCGCCTCCGCCCTCGCGGTCTTCCCCGAGGAGTTCCGTGACCACGCGCTCGGCAGCGGCTGCGGGCGCGGTGTGCTGGGGGCGCTGCCGCTGCCCGAGGACCAGAGCCCCGAACGGCTCGTCGTGGACTGGACGTTGTGCAAGGGCCACGGGCTGTGCGTGGACCTGCTGCCCGACGTGGTGCGGCTCGACGACGACGGCTATCCGGCGCGGGGGGTCATGCCGGTTCCGGGACCCCTGCGGCCGAAAGCGCTGCGCGCGGTGCGCCGTTGTCCCGCGCTCGCCCTGCGCATTCAGGAATGA
- a CDS encoding SCO0930 family lipoprotein produces MANRNRTTAAAAGSVMTVLLLASGCGSGAGTTGTATAVRPAAAQQHLGDGYDDASGSGSGYGSGSGSGDASAAPGDADSAPAGRLAVREISGIGGVVTDGAGSALYRFDKDTAKPPRSNCEGACATLWPPVPADDAEASAGIDAGQLGAVDRADGTRQLTLAGWPVYRYAKDVRPGEAKGEGVGGTWHALGADGGKAADGKKAADGAKAADGAKEAGGEKAAAGLSVADDAKLGKILVDGQGRTLYRFNKDSAWPMKFGCLDACLNTWKPAAPVEKEKAVGISAGLVGSVERPDGTKQLTIDCWPVYLFTGDTAPGQTNGHGKQGLWFAVNDAGKKIPAAG; encoded by the coding sequence ATGGCCAACAGGAACCGGACGACCGCTGCCGCCGCCGGATCGGTGATGACCGTACTTCTGCTCGCGTCGGGATGCGGCAGCGGCGCGGGCACCACCGGTACGGCGACGGCCGTACGGCCGGCCGCGGCGCAGCAGCACCTGGGAGACGGCTACGACGACGCCTCCGGCTCCGGCTCCGGGTACGGATCGGGATCGGGATCCGGGGACGCATCCGCGGCTCCCGGCGACGCGGACTCCGCCCCGGCGGGCCGGCTGGCGGTCCGGGAGATCTCCGGGATCGGCGGCGTGGTCACGGACGGAGCGGGAAGCGCCCTCTACCGGTTCGACAAGGACACGGCCAAACCGCCCCGGTCGAACTGTGAGGGCGCTTGCGCCACCCTCTGGCCGCCGGTACCGGCGGACGACGCCGAGGCCTCGGCCGGCATCGATGCCGGGCAGCTGGGCGCGGTCGACAGGGCCGACGGCACCCGACAGCTCACGCTCGCCGGCTGGCCCGTGTACCGGTACGCGAAGGACGTCCGGCCCGGAGAGGCGAAGGGTGAGGGCGTCGGCGGCACCTGGCACGCGCTGGGGGCCGACGGCGGGAAGGCGGCGGACGGCAAGAAGGCGGCGGACGGAGCGAAGGCGGCGGACGGAGCGAAGGAGGCCGGGGGCGAGAAGGCCGCCGCCGGTCTCTCGGTGGCGGACGACGCGAAGCTCGGGAAGATCCTGGTGGACGGCCAGGGGCGCACGCTCTACCGATTCAACAAGGACAGTGCGTGGCCGATGAAATTCGGTTGCCTGGATGCCTGCCTCAACACCTGGAAACCCGCTGCTCCGGTGGAAAAGGAAAAGGCCGTCGGAATTTCCGCCGGACTGGTCGGTTCGGTGGAACGTCCCGACGGTACGAAGCAATTGACGATCGACTGCTGGCCGGTCTACCTCTTCACCGGCGACACCGCGCCCGGACAGACGAACGGGCACGGCAAACAAGGCCTGTGGTTCGCGGTGAACGACGCGGGCAAGAAGATCCCGGCGGCGGGCTGA
- a CDS encoding radical SAM protein, with translation MESPSRTALVEGLMGRFPHVPREAVIKEDLLRGGMAFDESALSGTADGASGDVKPKSYFIFSFDHRTLPELGAAALNRPPEEIVLTGGPYELRRTVVSVRVNPDSPYVVRGGEDGALGLYLDGVRIADVGLPPMPEYYRHTLSNGKSVMEVAPTIQWGYLIYLTVFRVCQYFGAKEECQFCDINHNWRQHKAAGRPYTGVKPVEEVLEALEIIDRYDTAGISRAYTLTGGSITSQVAGRDEADFYGHYAKAIEERFPGRWTGKVVAQALPRDAVQRFHDYGIKIYHPNFEVWDRRLFQLHCPGKERYVGRDEWHRRILDSTEVFGPRNVIPNFVAGIEMAEPFGFTKVSEAIESTAEGLRFFMSHGVVPRFTTWCPEPTTPLGKANPLGAPLEYHVHLLETYRATLEEFGLSSPPGYGPAGPGRAVFSVSSFMDSLEGMEEKEGTELL, from the coding sequence ATGGAGAGTCCGAGCCGTACCGCGCTGGTCGAGGGCCTCATGGGCCGCTTCCCGCACGTGCCGCGGGAAGCGGTGATCAAGGAGGACCTCCTGCGCGGCGGCATGGCCTTCGACGAGTCCGCGCTCAGCGGAACCGCCGACGGGGCCTCGGGCGACGTGAAGCCCAAGTCGTACTTCATCTTCTCCTTCGACCACCGCACGCTCCCGGAGCTCGGCGCCGCCGCCCTCAACCGGCCCCCCGAGGAGATCGTGCTGACGGGCGGCCCGTACGAACTGCGCCGCACCGTCGTGTCCGTACGGGTCAATCCGGACTCCCCGTACGTCGTGCGCGGCGGTGAGGACGGCGCGCTCGGCCTGTACCTGGACGGCGTACGGATCGCGGACGTCGGCCTGCCGCCGATGCCGGAGTACTACCGGCACACGCTGTCCAACGGCAAGTCCGTCATGGAGGTGGCGCCGACCATCCAGTGGGGCTACCTCATCTACCTGACGGTCTTTCGGGTGTGCCAGTACTTCGGCGCCAAGGAGGAGTGCCAGTTCTGCGACATCAACCACAACTGGCGCCAGCACAAGGCGGCCGGCCGCCCCTATACGGGCGTCAAGCCGGTCGAGGAGGTCCTGGAGGCGCTGGAGATCATCGACCGGTACGACACGGCGGGAATCTCCCGCGCCTACACCCTGACGGGCGGCTCGATCACCTCACAGGTCGCAGGCCGCGACGAGGCCGATTTCTACGGTCACTACGCGAAGGCCATCGAGGAACGCTTCCCCGGCCGCTGGACCGGCAAGGTCGTGGCCCAGGCACTGCCCCGCGACGCGGTGCAGCGTTTCCACGACTACGGCATCAAGATCTACCACCCGAACTTCGAGGTGTGGGACCGGCGGCTCTTCCAGCTCCACTGCCCGGGCAAGGAGCGCTACGTCGGCCGCGACGAGTGGCACCGCAGGATCCTGGACTCCACCGAGGTCTTCGGCCCGCGCAACGTGATCCCCAACTTCGTGGCCGGCATCGAGATGGCCGAGCCCTTCGGGTTCACCAAGGTGAGCGAGGCGATCGAATCGACCGCCGAGGGCCTGCGCTTCTTCATGTCGCACGGCGTCGTACCGCGTTTCACCACCTGGTGCCCGGAACCGACGACACCGCTGGGCAAGGCCAATCCACTGGGCGCGCCGCTGGAGTACCACGTCCACCTGCTGGAGACCTACCGGGCGACGCTGGAGGAATTCGGCCTGAGCTCCCCGCCCGGCTACGGTCCGGCCGGCCCGGGGCGCGCGGTGTTCTCCGTCAGCTCCTTCATGGACAGCCTGGAGGGGATGGAGGAGAAGGAAGGGACGGAGCTGTTGTAG